The Arachis duranensis cultivar V14167 chromosome 2, aradu.V14167.gnm2.J7QH, whole genome shotgun sequence genome has a window encoding:
- the LOC107473547 gene encoding RING-H2 finger protein ATL51-like: MNNTGNKGTPIVDTYVTPLVLSGIGVIAMVLIITTFFFIFWWQYLRPHRDQTINNTASGSPVKNNGVDEDILKRIPLITYNKRWQIEPECSICLGELKDGEVLRLLPACNHAFHVPCIDEWFKEHTNCPNCRSLITCEGDQEIDDHWIRVVTHGYDDDHNNNNNRDTDNGDDDVSKSSNSTNSRLERLKHPSSVPLCDMKNKQCSFGRKLKRSFSMDQSYLCVAVTIQQRDHSVHHQEREASASSSSSNSKGIMMMNHYKSRSLSMKHIDQMSRVLVRPPSQFRNGSFG; encoded by the coding sequence ATGAACAACACCGGGAACAAAGGTACACCTATTGTAGATACCTACGTCACCCCTCTTGTTCTCTCCGGCATCGGCGTAATAGCCATGGTTCTTATTATTACaaccttcttcttcatcttctggtGGCAATACCTTAGGCCGCATCGGGATCAAACCATTAACAACACAGCTTCTGGAAGTCCTGTAAAGAATAATGGAGTCGATGAGGATATCCTCAAAAGGATCCCTCTTATTACCTACAACAAACGGTGGCAAATAGAACCTGAATGTTCTATTTGCCTCGGCGAGTTGAAGGACGGGGAGGTGCTAAGGTTGTTACCCGCTTGCAACCATGCTTTTCACGTTCCATGCATTGACGAATGGTTCAAGGAGCACACCAATTGTCCCAACTGTCGCTCGCTCATCACCTGCGAAGGTGATCAGGAGATTGACGACCACTGGATAAGGGTGGTCACGCATGGTTATGATGACGatcataataacaataataatagagACACCGACAATGGTGACGATGATGTTAGTAAATCTTCCAATTCAACAAACTCGAGATTAGAACGACTTAAACACCCTAGTTCCGTACCATTATGTGACATGAAGAACAAGCAATGTTCCTTTGGGAGGAAGTTGAAGAGATCCTTCTCTATGGATCAATCATATCTATGCGTTGCTGTTACCATACAACAAAGAGATCATAGTGTTCATCATCAAGAACGAGAGGCTTCTGCCTCTTCTTCTTCGAGTAATAGTAAAGGTATTATGATGATGAACCACTATAAATCAAGATCATTATCAATGAAGCATATTGATCAAATGTCTAGGGTGCTCGTAAGACCCCCCTCGCAATTTCGGAATGGTAGCTTTGGATGA